tgggaagagaaaaaggaggccaaacagcaaagaaaaagaggaagaaaaccaaaatgggTGTCGGGGAGGGGGATATTTAAAGAGTTTCAAAAAGGAAGGAGTTGGCTGCTTTAGTTGGTATTGTCGAAAGACAATGGACCAGGGTTAAGTAAAGGTTTAGAGTTAGTCCAATTTTCTTGGCAGCAGTGCAAGATGTCTAAGTTGCTCCAGCATGACTATATGTGTGCATTTGTTTGTTAGACTTGGATGGTTTTCACTCTCATACAgtttactaggtgccaggcaccgGGCCAGACACTTTACATGTATTGACGCGGTGAGCCCCACTTCAGAAGAAGGTAGTTCGATTTTCATTGTGCAGATGCAGAAACCGAGCCAAGGGAGTctcagctaggaagtggcagagcaagACTTACAGCTAGGCCACCCCCTCTAGAGCCGCCTACTCTAGGGTAGGTGCACACGTCCTACACCAGCAGGCTTGGGGCTGCTTTGGCGGGTCTATGAGCAGCTGATTGCGTGGCAGCCTTCCCAAGGGGCTCAGCCTCCCTGCAGGCTCCCAGCTAACTCTGTTCTAACTAGAACAAGACCCTGGAATGCACCATTTTCTTGTGCCTTTCGGCCCCCTTTCCAGGGCTTCTAGACAGTTCCAACAGAGAGATCTTTGAGAGCCACCCAACCCCCTTTACTGCTGCTCAAGGGTGTCAGGCATACTGACATGTCAGTACGATCCGATTCAGACTGCAGGGCCATGTCCTGTGGGAGGCTTTGGCCTTGGGAAATAACTGGCTGACTTTCTCCCTTCCTCAGTCAAACCTGGCATTTGGTTACTGAGCTTCCTATTAATCACTGTATTGATCTACTGCTGTGAGCTTCTCTGCAGGGTCAGAGCTCTTCAGGAAATCCAGCCCGAACACCTACCTCTGAGGGGCATGAGTTGCTTCTCCCGTCTTTCTGCAAAGGACTGTGGAGATTAACAGCTGAGTCTGCATTCCGCCGGTGTATCCTGCCATGCTCTGGTGCCAGATCTCCATAGATAATTGGGCCTTTGGTTTCCTCTAGCACCTCCTGAAATGAGAATGACCagtgttaccaaaaaaaaaaaaaaaaaaaaaaaaaatccagagtcaAAGGCCCGAGAGAGAATGCTTATCTGGGCTCTCCTCTAGGCCACCGGAAGTGGTCTTATACTATCTTTTTCCTCCagctctctattttgtttttaaattttgttagctgtaccagtttgtttATAATACTGACTATGACTTGTTGGAGGCTTCCAGAGGACAAGTAATGGGTCTGTCTAAAGTTTACTCTAACTTTGTCCCAAACGgccacttaaaataaatatttgtctaagAGTAATTAAGAGCAACGGCTGCTGTGTCATCAAATAAATTGTCCTTAGTTCCCTCAGGAGTGGGTGCTCTGGGAAAGCCAACTACATCACTTCATGGTTGCTGCCCTTGGAGTCCATAATCAACCTGCCACGGACACAGCCCCCAGTGTAGTTCTGGAAAAGGATACAGTCGATCATGCGCGGGGTGGCCTGCTGAGTGATGGCCCAATGAGGACAGAATCTGTATGAAAAGAAAGGCTAAAATCCTACCTCAACATTGCTCACGAGGTTTTTGCCGTGGTTTTTGCAGTCTTGGTGGCTCATTGATGAAAACAACCAGTCACTTCAGAAAAGTCTATGGAATGAGTTAAGGCCCAGGATGCAGAAAGATTCTGGATCACAGTTAGATGCTCAGAGAGTTTCAGTAAGGAGCATTTCTTCCTCGCCTGCCCCAGAGCCTAGCCACAGCCTCTGCTCTCTGTCCTGACATCACACGGCTTGAGGAGCATTACGAAGCCCTCTTCTGTGAGTCTGTGGACGTCTCTGGAGACTCACCTGCTGCTCACTCAAAGATTGGGTGCAGCTTTCTCAGGAGCCCTACTGGAGTTTGGTCAAATCCTTTAATGTCTCAGAGAATGAGATTATAGCATCTCATTCCTTACTTTTTAAAGAGCTCCTCCTTACTCTAGGGATGTGGTTAGTCTACAGTGGGTATGCTCCAGAAATACAGTGAAAGGTGCAGGTGATTTTGAGACATATATATCCAGTGTTGCTTGGGAGAATCAGTGAccattgttaaatgaataaatctctgCTTTATTCACCTTGAGGCCTGCCACAAGGTGTCAGATCAATGCCTGCCCTTGGGAGGATTTGCCCTTGGTCCTTGCAACTTGGTGTGCATGTTTAAAACCGCTATTCTTCTGGAGTCTTAGTAAATATGGCCTATTGAGCCTCCATCTGAAGCCTGCAGTTAAACCTCAGTTTCAGCCGCTCTAGAGAAAGACTCGCCATCTCTGAGATGTCCTTGAGGTCctccaaagaaaattttatttgtactACGAAGCCGGTAAATTCTAAGTTATACCATCCCAAATGTACCTCTAGAATTTGTTGAGAACCATCCAGCCATTTCTGTGTGATTCAGAGAAGACACTTGGATTTATTTATAGAGAGTAAATGGCTTTGGGTTTAAGGAAGGATTTCTGCACTTTTTCCATCTTTACTTCACAGTCAGTCCAGACGCATACCTGCCACCATCCACTGTGTTTTCTGGAAATGTCAGTTCTAATGAAGAAAATCTGGGCCTATCTCATCCCACTTCCTGTCCCTGCCATTAGTTGGCCCCTTACAGGGTTTTATGAAAGGCCCCCCAGGCCCACCAGAGCTGTCTCTGCCTACCCTCACCAGGGTCATTATTCCCTGAATGACCCTGGTTAATTTCTGCCTTTAGGGCTGCGATCAGGAAGACTCCTAGAGGGAGCAAGTCATCCCGTAAGTCTTGATCCATTTGTACTAGAATTAATTGTGTCTTTTCCTTCTTGGCTTCCCACAAGCCTTTTTCTAGGTCAGAGCGAGAGCTAAGAAACCGAGCCGGAGGGGCCATCCCCTCACTGCTGGCTCTTGGGTTTTGCCTTGTCTATGCATTCTTATCTATTGGAAtcttaatacttttctttttttttttttttttttaagattttatttatttgagagagagagaaagagagtgcaagagcatgagcaggggagggggcagagggagaagccgattccccgctgagcacggaaccccaggatcctgagcctcagaaggcagacgcttaaccaactgagccaccccagaaCCTTGGTGCTTTCTGAAACTCTTTGTAGGTGAAATTTAAACTGCAAAAGGTATGAAAAGAAGTCCAACCTTACCACCTGCGCTATCCTCTCACTTCTTACCACGTGCAGGATtacaagcttaaaaaaaaatggcatggaAGCTTAAAGAGAATTTATTGGAGTACTCTCTCATACCTGcaattttggttttgtcttttcctgtGAGGTCCCAACGAAGGAAATGGATTCCTAATCATAGCAGAAAACATCGAGAAGCCTGTGAGTCACAGTGTTTGGGATATTATGACAGCCAACAGCTATTTGGTTTTGCAACATCCTCTGCCCACATCCCCCCTACCAACCCATTCATCTGACATAttgagtgccaggcactcttcccCTTTGTTATTAACTCCCCTTTTCTAGGGTGAAATATCATACATAAAAGAGTTcataaaacaggggtgcctgggtggctcagtcgttaagcgtctgccttcggctcaggtcatgatcccagagtcctgggatcgagccccgcatcgggctccctgctcagtggggagcctgcttctccctctcccactccccctgcttgtgttcctgctctcgctgtctctctctctctgtcagataaataaataaaatcttaaaaaaaaaaaaaaaaaaagagttcataaaacaaatttacagcttaacaaaatattacaaaacacTCATGTAAACCATAATCCCAAGGTTGCGAATGTATGTTCTAGATGTTTATTGTTTTGCTCTTAATGTTTAGATTTACAATCCAATTGcagtttatttttgtacatggaGTGAGGTAAGGTCAAGgttaattttttccatatgaatatgCAATTTCTCAGCAtcacttattgaaaagactgtccctTCATCTAGTGCTCTGCAGTGCCttcttttcactattataaatttgatataaaaattaactaatcggggcacctgggtggcacagtcggttaagcggttaagcatccaactcttgattttggctcaggttttgatctcagggttgtgggatggagccctacatcaggctctgtgctcagggcagagtcccttgtccttctccctctccctttgcccttcctcccgctcatgctctctctctcaaataaataaaatcttaaaaataataataaaaatgaaaaaataaaaaataaaaatgtataagtaaaaaatgaaagccCTGCATTCTCATCCCTCCTATTCCTAGCCCTACTTCCTACAGGTAATaactaatataaataatttaggaTGGAGCCATTGGTAATTTATTCccaatgcatataaatatataaatatacatagaatTGTTTTTACAAAAATTGAATCAAACTCTTCATATTAGAAATGGCTCATTTCACATAATATATTTGGCTATTGTTTCATATCAATTGACCTTCTCTTTTAAGAGTTACCAAGTAACTCCCATCCTGATGGATGCATTACCTGTGTCAGTCCCCTGTGAAATgtccattaaaacaaaaagcaaacaactaGAATGATGAATTTAAAGTAAATTtgtggagagaagagaagaaggaatgaATCCACATACTGAATTCTTTTCGGATACCTGATTCTTTCTAGGAGTTTAAGCCTTGGCCTTGTCAGGGCCCGCCTTCCCCTTGCTGAGTCTACTGCCCCTTGTGGCGGCTAGCCCACAGGGCTCTTAAAATTGTGTGCAGACTTCACTCGTTTGTGGCCACCAGGCACTTCAGTGAAGGGCAAGCAAGAGCTCTTCGGGCACAAAGTGAAGGAACAACATGGAGCCTAGGACTCCAGGACAAACCTTTTGGTCTCCAGCATGAGATAAATTGGGGATGATGTTTGCACCTCAGATTTCCTTCAAGAATCAAATGTTCCATATGCCTCAAAGAGAACTGGTTGGCTCAACAGCTAAAAGACCTCTCCTCTagaggcaacttttttttttttttaaagattttatttattcatttgagagagaatgagatagagagagcatgagaggggggagggtcagagggagaagcagactccctgccgagcagggagcccgatgcgggactcgatcccaggatcctgggatcatgacctgagccgaaggcagtcgcttaaccaactgagccacccaggcgccctagaggcAACTtttaacttactatttttttaagggcAAAGTGAATTTTGCTTGCTCCTGATGAGCAGGTGTGACTCAGCAGAGGTTTTTACTAAGACTTTTATAGGTACATATTACAGTTCATCTCTACACCTGATGGTCTTCTAATGGGGATGGAGATTTATTAGCCCACAGATAAGACAAATTGAGGCTTTGTACACAGTTCTCTGAAGCCACTTAGAGCTGATTTCATGAGAGTGCTATTTGTACATCCTCAAGCTTGCTATTTAAAGAGAATTGTTCAGTTTTGAGAAAATTGCTCTGAGCATGAACAATTTCCTCCTATTATGGTGTCTCATTTTCAGCCACTCTACTGCATTCTTACTGATGCATTCtatcttctcttgctctctctcagacCCCCTGAAGGACAGAGAGGTAGGAGGCTACAcaggggatggggggggaggtGGTAAATTTGCTAAATGATGATCTGAACTAGGCTCTTGAGCCAGCCCAGGAGGGCTCACCTCAGAGAGTGCAAGCTGGCCATGCTTATACACTCACCCAGGGCAAGTGAACTCCACTATTGCTCAACTTGCAGGCACAGACCAGAACAGGAGGACAATTGGAGTGCTTGTTTCTCAACTCTTCTTCCACCAATCCCAGTTGTTTGCACCAACAGGaatgtattttactttaatttatagttttctagAAGCAGGGCATAGTTTTGGTGGTGAGATGTCCAGAAATCATCCCCAACATGCAGTGTATTTCTCTCCTGAGGGAGGAGAGacttgctccctctgccccttgccgtTCTTCACCCTAAAGGGGCAGAGGGTACTTGGAGGCTGTGGTGGAACTGGGAGATTTTGAGCACATCCTATTCCCCCAGCCGGGAGATGGGTTTGCACAGATGCATTGGTGTATAAAACAAGGTACTTGGCTGTGTGTGTCTCTAAGCATCATTCTTCTTGATGTAGTTTTTACCGAGAGGTTAATGTTTTCAATATGTAAAGGCAAGAATGTAATGCCAaggaatacaatatataatttaattggtgaaaatgtgtatttatttaattagaaCATAAAAATAATCTCCCCAAGTCACTGtatgaagcattttttaaagaagggatgtagttattatgttttaaaagatgtgCCTTTGTATATCATACCATTTCTTctacttttgtttatatttgaaattttctgaaatgtttttaaaatgtactgtgGGGGTCAATATCAACAGCTTCATCAATGGACATTTTTCGTTTGCGTATTTATGTGTTGATTTTAATGCGTACTAGGAAAAATACCCACATAGCACATTCGCACTGGATTCCACGGATAGTTTTGGCTTAGGACGAAGCttcattttgttaagtttttCAAAAGTGACTTCGctttaaaataaatggtaaaacAGTCAATACCAGTATGGCAAAAACTGGAGATGCAGCTTTCGAGTGActaaattttgagaaacactggtctaaTATTTCCATCTGTTACCATTCATACAAGAAGCCAGTTAATTAAGTAACGAACTGACCTCCTTCCATCCCTAGCAATAAGCCTGTGATAAATAATTCTATCTCTTTATAGCCTGCTTAAACAATAACAattttaatacagaaaacaaaaaaaccacattcCCCAAAAGGCCCCGGGGGCGAAGAAACCTCCGGAGCATAGAGTTTAATTCCTAGCTGGGCCTCCCGTTCGCCACTTCCGCCCGTTCGCCTAAAACTGCGCTTGCGCACTGAGTCTCTTCCTTTCTGGGCTTAGACCTAGTTTGCGGCGAAATGGTGAGTGTTGCTGCCGTTGAGGCCTAGAGGTCTATCCGCCCGCATCTGACCTTTTCTTGCTATCTTCGCCTTCACCCGGCGTCTGCTCGCCCGCCCTGCCCCGCGCCGTCTTCGGCCTTCGTGCCGTGGCCGCCCCTTTCGGACGCAGACCggggcggaggggcgggggcggctCGGTGGCGCCTGGCCCATGCGGGCCGGGTTAACAGGGTGCCCTCGGAGCCCGGGGACCGCTCTGGCCTCAGATTTTGCCAGGATGGAATGAGGGGGACCTAGGTCCCTGGCAGGGACTGGGTGATTGGAGGAATGGTGTCCGGCGCAGGGAGTGGGGGGCAAAGACTCCGTTCCCGGGTCCTAATATCGACGGTTTCTCTCTTTGCTCTTAACAGGCTAAACGCACCAAGAAGGTCGGGATCGTGGGTAAATACGGGACCCGTTATGGTGCCTCCCTCAGGAAAATGGTGAAGAAGATTGAAATAAGCCAGCACGCCAAGTACACTTGCTCCTTCTGTGGCAAAGTAAGGTGgtctccgggggtgggggggcagagggaggggaggcttTCCTGCGAAGTGAGCCCGCTCTTGAAGGAAGTTTGTGAATAGTGTGCGGGGTTGTGGATAACTGTGGATTTCGTAGAATGCTTTCCATTTACACTTGGGAACTAAAGGGTCAAACATTTGACAAGGAGCCCCAGCCTAAGCCAAGCCTGCTTCGTGGGAAATGACTTGTCCGTTCTGTCTGCTGGTGTTGCTGGAGAGTTTCGTGTAATGTTTGTATGTCGATGGTGTGCAGGAGTGCTGTTTGGGAAGGGCGgggacgtgatcccaggaccctgggatcccaacctgagccacccaggtgccccaaaatacacCCATTTTCTAGTGTAATTTAGACTCCTGGATGGTGGTGAGGTAAAAGGCTTTTATTGGTTCATAGGGAAAACTGATTGTCTTTTACAGACAAAGATGAAAAGACGAGCTGTGGGGATCTGGCATTGTGGCTCCTGCATGAAAACCGTCGCTGGTGGCGCCTGGACCTACAAGTGAGTCCCTTTTCTTTGTGGTATTTGGAAGGGTGTGGATCACATCAAAATTCCAGGTTTGACGCTGGACGGGCTAGTTTTAACTCTTTTTACAAGACTGAGAAAACAggaatgcttttgtttttttcatgactCATGGAGAGTTATGGTTTATGTTCAGTTATTCAAAGACTAGAAACAAAACTACTACAATAGAAAAGTCTGATATGACTTTAGAATTTCATAGAATTCTAAGGGTCATCAGTGTGAGCATAATGATACTGTCCAGGTAGGTCCTTTAGTGGGACTGGATCTATACTGAACTTTGACTTGTACTGCaagctgtttttataaaaatgaggtCAGTTAGCTTGTTACTGTGGATGGAGACTTGAGGCCACCTGGACCACGACACCTTTGCCATTCCAAACAATACTGGCTGGACCTCGACAGCTTTGTGACCCTGACAAGTACCGGGTGATGCTGCTGAGATAAATCTACCTGTGCTGGTTATTGATTGAGTGGACTTTTGAGTTAATCTATTTCTGGAAATTAAAGCCACCCTTGAAGATCTCTAATTTTGGAATTCGTTGCTGACCTTAAAGGCTGATACGTGATCCAGTATCTAGATGTGTGCTGTCCAATACACTAGCCTCCCACGTATAAAATGATAAGGCTAGTGTGCTTGAAGagttgaaattttaatattttatactgcAGCAGTGTATTGTGTACTGGAAAgtgttgaaatgatcatttttatatatatattttatatatgtgtgtgtcttgtGGGCGTCTATGAGGTCAAAAAGGCAAACGGAGCCTAGCGTGCTCTCTTGGTTGTGATGATAAAATGAACTAGCATTCCTGTACCGACCATAAGTGATGGTTATGGGTGTTCCAGGTAGAGTTCCAGAATCTTTTGGTATAACTTTTTGTAGTCATTTTAATAGCTGTCTTCCCAAAATATACTTGTCTGTTCTACCTATTTTGACACTGTTTTGATAACGTCTCATTTATGATAccatcttaaaatttatttctcctgACATTGTGTCCATTCCCTTTCAATGAGTTCAGGTCAGCCTCCTGCAACCATTCATTCatccctgttatttttttttaatgctgcttGAGAGATCAGATGCATGAGATTGCCTATTTAATTCTGCAAAAGCCTGAAGACACAACTCTTGTTAAAAGTTGTCATCATCGTTAAGATTGTCATGTAAAAATGAGGCAGGATTTACTCATTTGCCATTTCACGTGTTAGTGTAGCTAATTATATTGGaaccaactttgtttttctttccagcacCACTTCTGCTGTCACAGTAAAGTCTGCCATCAGAAGACTGAAGGAGTTGAAAGACCAGTAGAAGCTTCACCATTTGAAACATTGCTAGCCTATAATAAATGGGTTAATTTATGTAACAAAAGTACTTTGGCttgttgttaaatttattaattagatCTTTCAATTTGTGTTGCATTAGTTTTGCTTTCTCAAAggctttggaaattaaaaatcctTCTAATTTTTATTGGAAAAGTGTGCTGAGATTGGGTTTTCctaatacagcttttttttttttttctgtagtcaaATGATAGATGATATAAGAATATAAGTCTTAGAGGTTGGATATGTGTCTTTGCTTTCTATAGGTGTATCCTTGGCCAAGTCAGCTCTTTTGAGCTACATGAATTCAAATTGTGAGGACCTTTGTTTTTAGATCAcggttaatttttttgtttctaaaggTAGGATGACATATACTGCCTTCTAACTTAATGGGTGTTTTGTCTCACCACACGTTTTATCAGCATTTTCAGAAAACAATATGAAACAATTAGAATTTTAGGACAAATTTTGCAGATGTCTACACCATTCTCCCATTTTTCAGTTGCAAAGAAGGATGGACAGGATTGAATTACTCAAGTTGGTGTAGATGGTCAGTTACACTAATAAACATGAAGAACCATGGAGGAATTCGAGTTGTGTGAATAGTTTATGGTGACGATTAaccttttttcatctttattcagTCCATCACTTAATTCTCTGCCAGTTTTCGTGGTTCGCCTTTTCTCAATCTTGTCTAAGCTACCATCTGTGGTAAGGAGTCCTTAGGAACCTCCCTAACAGGTATGTCTGTCTATACTCCAAAGACAGTAATTCTTTAGGAATACAAATCTGATAGGATGAAAACATGGATTTCCTATGCCCTTAGGATAGAGTAAAAATCTTTCTTCATGGGCTGCCCTTCTCTTCCATAACTCTCTGGCCCATTACTAGCTTTCTTAAGTTCTCTATAACATCTGTTCACAGATTTTTTACCTTTACTTCTACGTTGGCTGTGGCATAAACATTGCCTCAGGGTAATGCTCTGTGTCAAGCCCTTATTAGACTCATAGCAGGAACTCTAGGTTTGTGTTTAATTGTTGCCCCCAACAGTGTTGTTCGTTAACGTATCCCCAGTATCTAATATAATTCCTTGCACATAGTAGCCTTAAGTATTTGATGAGTGAATGTGTGGCTCTTAATTTTGTAGCAAAATGGTACCTGTAAACAGTGTGTTTTTGTACTGTGAAACGTCAGTTCTGTGAGTCTGTAGGAATAAGACCAGGATTGACAAATCAGGATTTTCAGACTTCATGGAAATGTTTGACACAGGTCTTCCAAAACCCCAGATTTTGCGTTAGCATAGGGAGTTAAATAAACATTAGGTACCTGGAGTTAACAGGTACCAACTCAGCCAAACTGCCTCCATAGTTATGTGGTCCAGGTTACTTaacctgtgcttcagtttccagAATAATGCCTGGTAGTAAAATGGAGTATATGATGGGAGCtagggtttattaattattgagaATCTTATTTGAAGGCCTTCTGTGTTACTTTGTTCGGAATTTGGATGTGATTGTATAGGTAATAGAGAACCATTAGAATTTTGTAAGCAGTGAtgtaatatttaacatttcttgagcCTGAGTAGTCTAAGCACTGAATATCATTTAATCCCAAAACCGCTTTATGAAATGTGGATAATATCCCCATTTACACACATGAGAAAGCTATATAACTTGtaaatggtggagctgggatttgaagccgTGCGTGTTGGCTGATAATACTagaaatttttttacttttaatgtgtttattaagATAAAGAACAGATGGGGAACATAGAGGCTAGTTAGAAGGGTGttgaaatagtaaatattttgtggaTAGAAAATAGTGACTTTCTCAAGGTTATGGTAGGCGGTGAGGGTAGGGCTTAAAATTAGGTTTCTGACTCCGTAGTCCAGGATTTTCCCACTTTGCTAAGCTGCCTTATGAGCTCAAGAGTATGTTTCTTCTCAGTTTGCCTCTTCACAGATGAAAGATCCCCACCTTCATTTTACTCTCACGAAGCAACCCTGGCTTGTTTTCAGAGCCTTTGGTTTTTAAGCCATTTAACTGACTGGATCAGGATACAAAGGTGAATAAGGCAAATGTTCCTCACTGGACAGGCTATATCTCAttctattctaaatatttttgtctgtGCTGTGATAAACGCACGGGTTGCCCGAAAGCCCAAACACATACAAATGCAAGTTTGTTCTGGGCTTGGAGATGACGGATGGGGACTACTTAGAGGACTAGAGTTCAAATCCTGCAACCAAGATCTGGGGCCAAGAACGGGTTCTACAAGCGCCCAACtaagaa
Above is a window of Neomonachus schauinslandi chromosome 3, ASM220157v2, whole genome shotgun sequence DNA encoding:
- the RPL37A gene encoding 60S ribosomal protein L37a, with translation MAKRTKKVGIVGKYGTRYGASLRKMVKKIEISQHAKYTCSFCGKTKMKRRAVGIWHCGSCMKTVAGGAWTYNTTSAVTVKSAIRRLKELKDQ